The DNA sequence AAGGGTTTGTTAAAAAAAGGGTTGTGCGAAATAAATACAACACTATTGCCTGCACGTGTTAAATCACGAGCTAAATAATAACTCATAAAAGAAAATGAACTTTCGGTATAATTATGTGCTATTAAAATTGTTTTCATTTATTCGTTACCTAAAATTCCCATCTTATAAAAATCAATATTCTGAAGAACAATATTCTCTAAACCATATTTTTCAAGTACAACTTCTCTGGCCTTTTTACCCATTACAATTGATTTTTCCTTGTTATCAAAAGTCCAAATAATCTTTTGGGCTATATCTGCAGGGTTATGTGGGTCACATAACAAGCCTGTTTTATAATTTTCTATTGTCTCCGGCCCGGGGCCTAATTTGGTAAAAACAACGGCTTTTCCCATAGCCATCGCCTCCGGTGCGACTAGTCCCTGTGTTTCCATATGAGACGGGAATACACAAACTGTAGCTTCTGAATACACTACTGGTATATTTGTATATGGAATTGCTCCATGAAAATGAATGTCTTTTACAAGCTCTCCTAATTGCGGCAACTCTTTTTCTTTCAATAGCTGCAGGTAAGAACTACCGTCAGGAAAAAACCAATCTCTGCCATATATTTCTAATGTTGCCTCAGGATATTCTTTTTTTACCAATGGAAAAGCTTGTATTAACTGGCGAATTCCCTTCTTCTCGCAAACCGTACCTACAAAGACAATTTTCGATTCAGGAGCTTCTTTTACCATTGGCTGAAACAATGTTGTGTTTATCGGGTTTTTAATATAGGCAACAGCTTTCCCGTTATAACTTAAATATTTTTCGGTGTGCGTTTTTACATATTGAGAAACGGCAATAAAAGCATCGCTATTTTTAAACGATCGATTCTCTTGAAATCCTTTCCATTTATTGATTTTTCTATTTTCGCTTTCCGCAAAAAAATGATGACCTCCGTGAAGTCGTATGATGTATTTTATAGTCTTTATTTTACTGATAAAAGCAAGACCTAACTCAGAAGACTCCACTATATTGATAGGATTATCTTGGTGAATTTCTTTTATCTTTTTGTTAATTGCTTTAAAATTAAAATACCAGGAAATCATTTTTAAAGTACTTCTTTTTAAACGATAGACATGCACACCGTCTACAATTTCGGTCTCGTCATTTAAAGTATAATTAATCCCAATTACCGAAACATGAATTCCTCTTTTGACCAATGCTACAGCCAGAGTCTTTACAAAACTACCTATCCCGCCATGAGGGAATCCTTCTTTTGGATATTCATTTGTTAAAAAACAGATGTGCATTTTAATTTGCTTTAATGATTTCCCTTATTCTCATTGAGGCATTTTTATAATCTTCCAGTACTGTTTTTTTCCATTCGATCATCTTCGAACTACAACTCTTTTGAAGCGTTAGCTTTTCTACAATTTCCGCTTTATTGTTCAGCCAAATTACGGCATCTTTATTAGGCATACTCTTGAAATGTTGAAATTGATAAATCGTTTTTACCGACCAATCTTTCACATTTTTAATTGGCTGATCGTAATTAATAAAGACACAAGGTTTGCTGAACATGGCAAAATCAAAAGCCATAGTCGATCCAACATTCACCACTATATCCGAGTAAAAAGCAGTGCTGACCAACAACTTCACATCGTCAACCGATGGATACACTGTACTCCATTCGTCTGTAGTATTAAAATACCACAAAGGAACGGCTTCTTTTATCAAATCTTTATATTTATGTACAACAGCATCATATCTACCTGAAAAATCGACCGGACATCTTCTGAACAAAATTTGATATTCATCCTGTAAATTAGCTTTTATCAATTCTTCGGCAATATCATTCAAGTACGCCGGATCATCGGGAGATGTCTTTGTGTCATCACCTGAAAAGCAAATGATTTTCTTATTTGGATCTAAATTATAGCTCTTGTAAAAAGTCTCTTTGTCAATACTGTTTTTTTTCTCTTCGTAAAACTCAAATTGAGAAGTTCCAGTAATAGCAATCTTTTCTGATGGAATTTCAGGATAATACAGCTCTAATTCTTTTTTCATGTAAGCGGACCATACCAAATAATTGTCTGCTCTTAACGCCATTCTTGCCTTTGGCAAATTATCCCAGGAATAAATTACAGTTGCTGTCTTAATTCCCAGATCGGTCGCAGCGGCAAATATAGTGGCTACTTTCAGCGCACGTTGGTGCGAGCAAAAAACAGTTTTTGGCTGTACCTCTTTTAATATATTTTTTACCTCATCGTAGAAAACATTCTGACGGATTGCTTTTTGGTATTTTTCTTCTAATTTGAGAATATTGGAGTATTCTTTAAAAAAAGGAGCTACAGATTCAATTAGTTTATAAAAAACCTTTTTCGAAAATGTCTTTTGATTCCAATTCCAATTGGTCAATAAGGAAGTGTTTTTTACTTTTTGGGTATTATAATAGAGTCTGGAAAGGCAAATTAATTCTCTTAAAAATTTCTCTTTAGCAGATTCTTTGTAAGCTGGAATAGTAATTTCGTCATCAATTGTTACATTATCTCTAATCGCTTTTACCGTTTCAGGATCAAAATTATGAAACAATACTAAATCCTCTTCCATATCTTTAAAGACATTAGAATACAGATAATTTCTAATTCCGACTCCATCGGGAAAGAGCAATAAAATTTTATCCTTCTCCATTCAAAAATTCAATCATTAACTTATAATTCTTAAAACTGGTCTGGTTACTTTTTACCAAAAAAATCATTTATAATTCTCGCCGTAAAAATCTTTGCTCCGGAATCGTTCATGTGTCCACAGGATGAGAAATACTTGTCTTCGACTACTACATTTTCATAATTATGAATTTCAGGATAGGCCTTTTTTACTTTGTCGAAATAGTTCATTCCTTTAACATTCTCGCACATTGGTGTCATTACCGCTATAAAATTAATGCCATTGGCTTTGCAGATATCCTTAATCTCTTGGTAGTATTTATTGTGAGGCAGTGGATTCAGATTAACAATATTGTTTTTCATATTCCCGTTTTTTGTTTTGAACAAAGGGTAATATCCTGAATTATCCAACATAGATGTTTTTTTATGAATTGCAGTAAAAAAAGCCTCTCTAAATCCAATTTTGCCATCGTACTTTATATAGCGATAAAAAGGCAGGTAATACAACTCATTGAAATCTTTTTCGTTTTCAAAATGTTTTTTTATCGTCTCAGAACTGTGAATGTAGGGTAAAAACAGGGCCGAAATCCCCTCGGATTTCTCCTCTCCGGAAAGATTTAAATCGGCTTCTAAGATTACATTCTTAATCACATATTTTCTTTCGATCATTAACTTTAACATCAGTGAAGCTTCGAAAAGATGCCCCCCGCTCATTCCGTAATTAAATGTTTTCAATCCTTTATCCTCAAACATTTGTGGCACAAAATGGTTATTGGCACGAGAAGAGCCTAGGATTACGACATCATATTTTTTAGCTTCAGAATTTACTACCGTTTCGACCTTACCACGGTTTTTTGATTGCATAAAAACAACGGTATACAATCCGTCCAGTATAACCGCTACAAGAGCTGTTACGAATATAATTTTGACTGTATAAATTAAAAAATTCTTCATTAAAACTGAAAATATATAAATTCTTTATAATCTGAATAGGTTCCGAAAGCTAGTATAGCCACGATGGCTAATGCCAATTTAAGCATGCTTCTTTTTCCTGAAAGCGGTTCAATTTTGTTTCTGTTATTCCATTCAACCAAAACAAACAAACCAATCATTACTAACAATTCGTAGCTGTAACGTTCGTTATCTAAATATTGAAAGCTGAAATCTCTGTTTGTAACTATCCTTTTTAAATAAGAAACAGCATCTGTAATAGATCTGGCTCTAAAAAACACCCAAGCAACGCAGGTCAGCAAAAATGTATAAAGAATACTCATTAGTACTTTTACGGAATCGAAATTAAACTTCAGCTCAATTGCATCCATATTATTGCGGTTGCTGTTTGACAAAAGTAAAGGCAGGAAATACACGGCGTTTATAAATCCCCAGACTACATAAGTCCAATTGGCGCCGTGCCAAAATCCACTGACCACAAAAATGATGAATGTATTTCTGATTTTCATCCCAAGACCGCCTTTGCTTCCTCCCAATGGGATGTATAAGTAATCGCGAAACCAAGACGACAACGAAATATGCCAGCGACGCCAGAACTCGGCAATATCTCTGGAGAAATAAGGATAATTGAAATTTCGTAACAAGTCTAAACCAAACAATTTTGAAACCCCCAATGCGATATCCGAATAGCCTGAAAAATCTCCATAAATTTGAAATGCAAAATATACGGCTCCCAAAATAAGAGAGAACGAATTCATTCCTGTATAATTATCAAAAATAGCATTGGCATAGGTTGCACAGGTATCTGCAATAACTACTTTTTTTACCAGACCCCAAATGATTTGATAAACACCTTCTTTTGCCAGTTGAAAATTAAACTCTCTTTTTACTTTTACCTGTGGCAATAAGTGTGTGGCTCGCTCTATTGGTCCTGCCACCAAAAGAGGAAAATAGCTTACAAAAAGTGAATAATCTACAAAATTGTATTCTGCTTTTATTCTTTTGTAATAGATATCAATAACATAGGATAGTCCGTGAAAAGTGTAAAATGAAATTCCTACCGGAAGTATAACCTCTAATAAAATCGGACTTGCCTTAACTCCCGCCGAACTTAATAATTCTGCGAAAGAAGCTGCAAAAAAGTTGTAATATTTAAAAATTCCCAGAAATCCTAAATTGACTAAAATACTAAGCCAAAACCAGAATTTTCGGCTTTTTTCAGACTTTCCTTTTTCGATCTGAATACCGGTATAATAATCCAGAAATGTAGAGAAAACCAGTAAAAACAAGAATCTCCAGTCCCAACAGGAATAGAAGTAATAACTCGCTACGATCAATAAGGCATTTTGGGTGCTTTTGGTTTTATTGAAAACAAACCAATATAGAAAAAAGACGATTGGTAAAAAAATAGCAAACGCTAAGGAGTTAAAAAACATAAATTGAATTAATTATTAAAATGCAAATGCTATTTATTTATGGTTACAATGAATTACTTAAACCACTTGGTAGTGAAATCATGAATCGAAATATAAAAATCTCCTACGTTCTCTTCTACTTTATCGGGGCTCCAATTCCACCATTGTATTTTTTTCATTTTGTCGATGGTATCGAGATCATATTTCATTTTTACAATTGCTCCGGGAATTCCTCCAACAATTGCGTAATCCGGAACATCTTTTGTAACCACTGTACCTGCCAAGATTGTAACTCCGTCTCCAATTTTTACATTGGGCAAAATTATGGCATTCATTCCAATCCACACATCATTGCCGACTATGGTTTTACTTTCCTCTGTTCTAATATTTCTTTTAAAATCAGACTGGGTACTGCTACCGATCGGTAACTCTTTATTGACAAGATGATTGAAGTGCGGATAACTTGTGACCTCACTTATCGTATGATGCCCAGAATCTAATATAAAATTCACATCATTGGCTATCGAACAGTATTTTCCAATTTCTAATGCTGAATTTTGATGCCATTGCCAGACAAATGCTCCATTATGATAGGTTTTATAACCAATAGAAACATTTTTAGCCTTATCCAAATAGGTTTTATTTTGACCTTTTAAAAAGTCAAAATATCCTTTTCCCAGAATTGTCCACGCTATTTTTCGAAAAAACTGTTTCATTTTACTTTTCCTTAGCTTGATAGTTCATTTAATTGAAAGGCACTCGTATTCCAAAATGAAACAACACTGCTATTTTCAAGACCAAATTCACAAAAAATGGCAGACGCAAAATTTCGTAAGCCAATCCCCGCGTATCCTAAACTAAAAACCTTATTGTTTCTCATTAAAAATCTTTAAACTGCTTTTGGTGATTCAGCTGCCAAATATCGTTTTTCTTTAGTGAATCCAAAAACAATTTGCTGCTATTTCCTTGTCCAAAATCAGTAGTAGAAGCCTGAACTTCGTGAGAATCTATAACCGATAATGCTTCTTTTATACTTTCGGAAGCATAATCTGTATTGATAATATCGGCATGAACGGCCCTATTCTGCTGACGGGTTCCGATATTAATGATTGGAATTCCATAATAAGGAGCTTCTCGAATTCCGGCGCTACTGTTTCCTATAATAAACTGGCTGTTTTTTAGCAAGGTTAGAAAGTATTCAAAACGAAGAGATGGGAAAATTCTGAATCTTGTATTTTGTTTTAACTTTTCATAGGAATCTAAAATGAATTGACTCCCTAAATCATTATTTGGAAAAATAACAATATAATTATGATCATCCGCCAGTAAACAATCGACGAAAGTAGCTGCATATTCTTTCATGGATTGAAATTCCGTCGTTACGGGGTGAAACATCACAATGGCGAATTCCTGAAATGGAATTTCATAATACTTCTTGGTGATCTCTAAATCGGGTAGTGTATCAGAGAACATAATATCAATATCGGGCGAACCTATAGCAAAAACAGATTCTTTTATTTCTCCCATTTGAATTAATCTTCTCTTGGCCTCTTTATTCGACACAAAATGAATGTGACTTAATTTACTAACACTATGACGGATTAATTCATCAACGGTTCCTGAGACTTCTCCACCTTCAATATGAGCGACCAAAATATTATTTAAAGACCCTACGATAGCTCCTGCAAGTGTTTCTACACGATCACCATGTACCACAATCATATCGGGGTTGATCTTTTTACAGTAATTGGATAAACCTTCGATTGTTTTGGCCAAAGTTAAATCCATTGTGGTTTCGTGCGTGTGATTTTCGAAAGTAAATACATTCTTAAAATTACAGCGCTCAATTTCGATTAAGGTATACCCATAAATTTCCTGCAGATGCATTCCGGTCACAAAGACATAAACTTCAAATTCCGGTTGTGCTTCCAGAATTGAAATCAGCGACTTTATTTTACCAAAATCGGCTCGGGTTCCGGTTAGGAAAAGGATTTTTTTCATTAATTCGAAGCTTTCTTTTTGGACTGTTTTTGAATTTCAATTTTGGCTTTCAAAAGCAAGAATTCACGATTCATTGATTCAAAATATTTTTTGGTATTGGCAAATAGTATATTCTTTAAAAACGAACCCCAAATAACGGTTGTACTGAGAAACTCTTTTTGTCGTAATACATTCGAGGCAATGGTTTCGTTTTTATATCTCGCAATATTTCCTTTTACCGTCCTTTTTATGAAATAAAAATAAGTTTCGTTCAAATCTATTATTTGAAAGTCGTTCTTAACTACCCGGTCGGACCATTCTTTATCTTCAATCGCAA is a window from the Flavobacterium cupriresistens genome containing:
- a CDS encoding glycosyltransferase family 4 protein, whose product is MHICFLTNEYPKEGFPHGGIGSFVKTLAVALVKRGIHVSVIGINYTLNDETEIVDGVHVYRLKRSTLKMISWYFNFKAINKKIKEIHQDNPINIVESSELGLAFISKIKTIKYIIRLHGGHHFFAESENRKINKWKGFQENRSFKNSDAFIAVSQYVKTHTEKYLSYNGKAVAYIKNPINTTLFQPMVKEAPESKIVFVGTVCEKKGIRQLIQAFPLVKKEYPEATLEIYGRDWFFPDGSSYLQLLKEKELPQLGELVKDIHFHGAIPYTNIPVVYSEATVCVFPSHMETQGLVAPEAMAMGKAVVFTKLGPGPETIENYKTGLLCDPHNPADIAQKIIWTFDNKEKSIVMGKKAREVVLEKYGLENIVLQNIDFYKMGILGNE
- a CDS encoding UDP-glycosyltransferase; this encodes MEKDKILLLFPDGVGIRNYLYSNVFKDMEEDLVLFHNFDPETVKAIRDNVTIDDEITIPAYKESAKEKFLRELICLSRLYYNTQKVKNTSLLTNWNWNQKTFSKKVFYKLIESVAPFFKEYSNILKLEEKYQKAIRQNVFYDEVKNILKEVQPKTVFCSHQRALKVATIFAAATDLGIKTATVIYSWDNLPKARMALRADNYLVWSAYMKKELELYYPEIPSEKIAITGTSQFEFYEEKKNSIDKETFYKSYNLDPNKKIICFSGDDTKTSPDDPAYLNDIAEELIKANLQDEYQILFRRCPVDFSGRYDAVVHKYKDLIKEAVPLWYFNTTDEWSTVYPSVDDVKLLVSTAFYSDIVVNVGSTMAFDFAMFSKPCVFINYDQPIKNVKDWSVKTIYQFQHFKSMPNKDAVIWLNNKAEIVEKLTLQKSCSSKMIEWKKTVLEDYKNASMRIREIIKAN
- a CDS encoding MBOAT family O-acyltransferase — its product is MFFNSLAFAIFLPIVFFLYWFVFNKTKSTQNALLIVASYYFYSCWDWRFLFLLVFSTFLDYYTGIQIEKGKSEKSRKFWFWLSILVNLGFLGIFKYYNFFAASFAELLSSAGVKASPILLEVILPVGISFYTFHGLSYVIDIYYKRIKAEYNFVDYSLFVSYFPLLVAGPIERATHLLPQVKVKREFNFQLAKEGVYQIIWGLVKKVVIADTCATYANAIFDNYTGMNSFSLILGAVYFAFQIYGDFSGYSDIALGVSKLFGLDLLRNFNYPYFSRDIAEFWRRWHISLSSWFRDYLYIPLGGSKGGLGMKIRNTFIIFVVSGFWHGANWTYVVWGFINAVYFLPLLLSNSNRNNMDAIELKFNFDSVKVLMSILYTFLLTCVAWVFFRARSITDAVSYLKRIVTNRDFSFQYLDNERYSYELLVMIGLFVLVEWNNRNKIEPLSGKRSMLKLALAIVAILAFGTYSDYKEFIYFQF
- a CDS encoding CatB-related O-acetyltransferase, translating into MKQFFRKIAWTILGKGYFDFLKGQNKTYLDKAKNVSIGYKTYHNGAFVWQWHQNSALEIGKYCSIANDVNFILDSGHHTISEVTSYPHFNHLVNKELPIGSSTQSDFKRNIRTEESKTIVGNDVWIGMNAIILPNVKIGDGVTILAGTVVTKDVPDYAIVGGIPGAIVKMKYDLDTIDKMKKIQWWNWSPDKVEENVGDFYISIHDFTTKWFK
- the neuC gene encoding UDP-N-acetylglucosamine 2-epimerase, which codes for MKKILFLTGTRADFGKIKSLISILEAQPEFEVYVFVTGMHLQEIYGYTLIEIERCNFKNVFTFENHTHETTMDLTLAKTIEGLSNYCKKINPDMIVVHGDRVETLAGAIVGSLNNILVAHIEGGEVSGTVDELIRHSVSKLSHIHFVSNKEAKRRLIQMGEIKESVFAIGSPDIDIMFSDTLPDLEITKKYYEIPFQEFAIVMFHPVTTEFQSMKEYAATFVDCLLADDHNYIVIFPNNDLGSQFILDSYEKLKQNTRFRIFPSLRFEYFLTLLKNSQFIIGNSSAGIREAPYYGIPIINIGTRQQNRAVHADIINTDYASESIKEALSVIDSHEVQASTTDFGQGNSSKLFLDSLKKNDIWQLNHQKQFKDF